CACCATTGTTAGGGCAATTCACTAACTTTTGCGTTCCCAACGAAATTTGCGATCGCTTTCCTGAATCGGCACATCGTTGATGCTGGCAAACCGTCTCATCATCAACCCATTTTCAGCAAACTCCCAATTTTCGTTGCCGTAGGAGCGATACCAAAACCCCGAATCGTCGTGCCATTCATACTCAAAACGCACCGCAATGCGATTTTCCATAAAGCACCAGAGTTCTTTCTTGAGACGATAGTCGAGTTCTTTTGCCCATTTGCGCTTGAGAAATTCCACGATCGCCGCTCGCCCGTGAATAAACTCAGCCCGGTTGCGCCATTCCGAATCTTCGGTATATGCCAGGGCGACTCGTTCCGGATCGCGAGTATTCCAGGCATCTTCTGCCGCTTGCACTTTCGCTTTTGCAGTTTCCAAGGTAAATGGGGGAAGGGGTGGTTTTGTTTGCATTTTAGGGGTTCCTTTGTTGCTCTAATTGAGTAATGCGATCGCGCAGGGGAGCCATCATCGCTTCTACTTCTGTTTCTGAATAGCGGATGGGGATGGGTTGTGGGCAATTTTCACTAATTGCCTCGACGTGAAAGAGAATTACGCGCTTCATGGTGGCAGGATAATCGGGGACTCGCAATCGCTCGACCCATGCTGAATTGCCTTCAATAGTGTACCGTTCGTTCGGTATATGCTTAATGTACCGAACGTTTGGTAATGTGTCAACTTAATTAAGTTGAGTTCGGAATAATACCAATTTGAGTTGTGAGTGCGTCACATTAGATCCCCCTGCCTCCGGCATTCCCCTTGTCAAGGGGGACTGAGCAGGGTGTTTTCATACAAGTGAAGAATTTTTGCTTCGC
This DNA window, taken from Oscillatoria sp. FACHB-1407, encodes the following:
- a CDS encoding nuclear transport factor 2 family protein, which translates into the protein MQTKPPLPPFTLETAKAKVQAAEDAWNTRDPERVALAYTEDSEWRNRAEFIHGRAAIVEFLKRKWAKELDYRLKKELWCFMENRIAVRFEYEWHDDSGFWYRSYGNENWEFAENGLMMRRFASINDVPIQESDRKFRWERKS